From Oenococcus sicerae, the proteins below share one genomic window:
- a CDS encoding alpha-galactosidase → MSVNISEDGKFFHLQTKHSSYIFHVMENGELGQLYFGKRIHSQNSYGNLAKKERREAMVSWTTTADDFQPDNLKQEYASFGKGDFRDPAYQVTAENGSRISELHYESYQLEKGKNRLSDLPSAFGKASDGVETLEIFLRDSLLDLKVILKYSVFPNEDVITKSVEFINLGQQHLTLNRALSSQLDLPDDQYDLISFSGSWARERHEVVDRLKSGVQSISSLRTASSHQHNPFVMLARPDATEDQGDVFGFNLIYSGNFLDQVEVSSYSSTRVLQGINPEEFAWEVKPDGHFQTPEAVLSFSGQGKNQLSQQMGDFYEKHLVNPRFANQQRPVLVNNWEATYFDFDENKLIAIAKKAAELGIELFVLDDGWFGHRDDDTSSLGDWFVDQNKLPQGLAHLSNQVHQLGLKFGLWFEPEMISIDSKLYEQHPEWMIAAPGRTPTPGRNQFVLDFTRDEVIDYIFDMMSARIEESKLDYIKWDMNRYITDMFSSNLSRSNQLEMSHRYILGVYKLYQRLIDRFPEVLFESCASGGGRFDLGLMYYAPQAWTSDDTDAVERILIQYGTSYGYPLSMMGAHVSDVPNYQTGRVTSFASRGQVAYFGDLGYELDITKLSEKDQSEIQKQVAFYKKYRQIFQFGNFYRLQSPFAGDHNVASWMVVNQDKTIAIAARYQILNRPNPSYLRIYFKGLDAAKAYRVNNSEEIFYGDELMNAGFFVDQILNINQPIQGSADFSSQLFVITES, encoded by the coding sequence ATGTCAGTCAACATTAGTGAAGATGGAAAATTTTTCCATTTACAGACAAAACACAGTAGTTATATTTTTCATGTCATGGAAAATGGCGAATTGGGACAGCTCTATTTTGGAAAAAGAATTCATAGTCAAAATAGTTATGGCAATCTCGCCAAAAAAGAACGTCGCGAGGCCATGGTGTCTTGGACAACAACGGCTGATGATTTTCAACCGGATAACCTCAAACAAGAGTATGCCAGTTTTGGCAAGGGTGATTTTCGCGACCCAGCTTATCAAGTAACAGCGGAAAACGGCAGCCGCATCAGTGAATTGCATTACGAAAGTTATCAGCTTGAAAAAGGCAAAAATCGTTTATCGGATCTACCTTCAGCTTTTGGAAAAGCTAGCGATGGTGTGGAAACATTAGAAATATTTTTACGAGATTCCCTGCTTGATTTGAAAGTCATTTTAAAATATAGTGTTTTTCCCAACGAAGATGTGATAACAAAAAGCGTTGAATTCATCAATCTTGGTCAGCAGCACCTGACTTTAAATCGTGCTCTCAGCAGTCAATTAGACCTGCCGGATGACCAGTATGATTTGATTAGTTTTTCTGGTTCTTGGGCTCGTGAAAGGCATGAAGTCGTTGATCGGCTCAAATCAGGCGTGCAAAGCATCAGCAGTTTGCGTACTGCTTCTAGCCACCAGCATAATCCTTTTGTCATGTTGGCTCGGCCAGACGCAACTGAAGATCAAGGCGACGTTTTCGGTTTTAATTTAATCTATTCAGGTAATTTTCTAGACCAAGTTGAGGTCAGCTCTTACAGTTCGACGCGCGTTTTGCAAGGCATTAACCCAGAAGAATTTGCATGGGAAGTCAAGCCGGATGGCCATTTCCAAACACCGGAAGCCGTCTTAAGCTTCTCTGGACAAGGGAAAAATCAGCTGAGTCAGCAAATGGGCGATTTTTATGAAAAACATTTGGTAAACCCTCGCTTTGCTAACCAGCAGCGACCTGTTTTGGTCAACAACTGGGAAGCGACTTATTTTGATTTTGATGAAAACAAATTAATAGCCATTGCCAAAAAAGCGGCGGAATTAGGAATTGAATTATTTGTCTTAGATGACGGCTGGTTCGGACACCGTGATGATGATACAAGTTCCTTAGGAGACTGGTTCGTTGATCAAAATAAGCTGCCGCAAGGGCTCGCGCATTTATCCAATCAAGTTCACCAATTGGGATTAAAATTCGGCCTTTGGTTTGAACCGGAAATGATTTCCATTGACAGCAAACTTTATGAGCAGCATCCTGAATGGATGATCGCAGCTCCAGGAAGAACACCAACACCAGGCAGAAATCAATTCGTTTTGGACTTTACACGCGATGAAGTCATAGATTATATTTTTGATATGATGTCCGCCCGAATTGAAGAATCAAAACTTGACTACATTAAGTGGGATATGAATCGTTATATTACAGATATGTTTAGCAGCAATCTGTCAAGATCCAACCAGCTGGAAATGTCTCACCGCTATATATTAGGCGTCTATAAACTTTATCAGCGCTTGATCGATCGTTTTCCAGAGGTCCTTTTTGAGTCATGCGCCTCAGGCGGCGGACGTTTTGACTTAGGCTTGATGTACTACGCACCGCAAGCGTGGACCAGTGACGATACAGATGCCGTTGAAAGAATTCTGATTCAATACGGTACTTCTTACGGCTATCCCCTTTCGATGATGGGTGCACATGTTTCTGATGTGCCTAATTATCAAACGGGTCGAGTAACTTCATTTGCTAGCAGAGGACAGGTTGCTTACTTCGGCGACTTGGGTTACGAGCTGGATATCACGAAACTCTCCGAAAAGGACCAATCAGAGATCCAAAAACAAGTTGCCTTTTACAAAAAATATCGTCAAATTTTCCAGTTTGGCAACTTCTATCGACTCCAGAGTCCTTTCGCTGGTGATCATAATGTCGCTAGCTGGATGGTCGTGAATCAAGACAAAACAATCGCAATTGCAGCTAGATATCAAATTCTCAATCGTCCTAATCCTAGTTATCTTAGAATTTATTTCAAGGGTCTAGATGCTGCAAAAGCTTATCGCGTCAATAACAGTGAAGAAATTTTTTATGGCGACGAACTTATGAACGCTGGTTTCTTCGTTGATCAAATTCTGAATATCAATCAGCCGATCCAAGGTTCGGCTGACTTTAGTTCTCAACTCTTCGTCATCACGGAATCCTAA
- a CDS encoding LacI family DNA-binding transcriptional regulator — MTVTIKEIAKMAGVSASTVSRILNQDPLLSVKKETREQVREIALKLNYRSTHKEKRRSYKPVAIITSMSEKRENEDPYWRNIHHGIRLASNKYGLSIAKVIRLGTDNIRKNDVSQYSSLILTGDLSAAAIQDIYRMNHNIVLVDARLHFNNIDSVEPDFVFTTEKLLNELASLGRKRIAFLGGINERMNFNGSSHHAWEDERTRVYRKWMEEHNYVEIISNGGWGSESGYENIKQLLSNHGPIDALITASDAIAIGAIKYLQEQNIKIGQDILVASFDNLDFVSYLNPPLTSVDLSPDAIGSTALQQALELTQGQRHWHKWTIIPGEIAYRASFDPKKLKSSLQL; from the coding sequence ATGACTGTCACGATTAAAGAAATTGCAAAAATGGCTGGCGTCTCCGCCAGCACTGTTTCGAGGATCTTAAATCAAGACCCTCTTTTGTCCGTCAAAAAAGAGACCAGAGAACAGGTTCGAGAAATAGCATTAAAGCTTAATTATCGCTCGACTCATAAAGAAAAAAGAAGAAGTTACAAGCCTGTTGCTATTATCACGAGCATGTCAGAGAAGCGGGAAAATGAGGATCCTTATTGGCGCAATATCCATCACGGCATCCGATTAGCTTCGAACAAATATGGTCTTTCAATCGCTAAAGTAATACGGCTGGGTACTGACAATATTAGAAAAAATGATGTTTCTCAATACTCCTCTTTAATTCTGACGGGCGACTTGTCCGCAGCAGCTATCCAAGATATTTATCGAATGAATCACAATATTGTACTCGTCGATGCGAGACTTCACTTTAACAATATCGATTCAGTAGAACCGGATTTTGTTTTTACAACGGAAAAACTATTAAACGAACTTGCATCACTGGGTCGAAAACGGATTGCTTTTCTTGGCGGTATAAACGAGAGAATGAATTTTAATGGCAGTAGCCATCATGCTTGGGAAGATGAACGGACACGCGTTTATCGTAAATGGATGGAAGAGCATAACTATGTCGAGATCATTTCAAATGGTGGTTGGGGATCTGAATCTGGTTATGAAAACATTAAGCAGTTGTTAAGCAACCACGGTCCGATAGATGCGTTGATCACTGCTTCTGATGCCATTGCTATTGGTGCGATTAAATATCTTCAGGAGCAAAATATTAAAATTGGTCAGGATATATTAGTGGCTTCGTTTGATAATCTTGATTTCGTTTCCTATCTAAATCCGCCTCTGACAAGTGTGGATCTGTCTCCAGATGCGATTGGATCAACCGCGCTTCAACAAGCTTTGGAACTAACTCAAGGACAAAGGCATTGGCATAAATGGACCATTATTCCGGGTGAAATCGCTTATCGTGCTTCCTTTGATCCTAAAAAATTAAAGTCATCACTTCAACTGTAA
- a CDS encoding CvfD/Ygs/GSP13 family RNA-binding post-transcriptional regulator — translation MDYKIGQHVNGIISGIQDYGVFVQLDAKTQGLVHISECKAGRINNLTDDFRVGQDVDAIVLDIDDYSKKISLSFRQLSISKIHANPQPGENRNIYKHFWTATRVKAGFKPIAETIEASKTEALKRIRQVKK, via the coding sequence ATGGATTATAAAATTGGTCAGCATGTTAACGGAATCATTTCCGGAATTCAAGATTATGGCGTTTTTGTGCAGCTTGATGCCAAAACGCAAGGACTCGTTCATATTTCTGAATGCAAGGCTGGCCGAATTAATAATTTGACTGATGATTTTCGCGTTGGACAAGACGTTGATGCAATTGTATTAGATATCGATGACTACAGCAAAAAAATTAGTTTAAGTTTTCGCCAGTTGTCAATCTCGAAAATACATGCTAATCCACAACCAGGTGAAAATCGTAATATTTATAAGCATTTTTGGACAGCAACGCGTGTAAAGGCCGGTTTTAAGCCAATTGCAGAGACGATTGAAGCCAGCAAAACCGAAGCTTTAAAGCGGATTCGACAAGTTAAAAAATAA
- a CDS encoding VTT domain-containing protein: protein MQFLIDFILHIDVHLANLVNSFGLWSYALMFLIILIETGVVVLPFLPGDSLLFAAGALSANANNILDAWILWIGFFIVSLIGDSLNYFIGRTIGQKLLNTKIGHFIKPEQIKETEKFYEKHGAIAIILARYMPIIRTLAPFVAATSNFPYLRFFKYSLIGTFSWASIAVWAGYFFGNIPFVRKHFTMIILAIIIVTILPAVIGFIKTRTKKTKN from the coding sequence ATGCAATTTTTGATTGATTTTATCCTTCACATAGATGTCCACTTGGCCAACCTCGTCAACTCATTCGGCTTATGGAGCTATGCCTTAATGTTTCTTATCATTTTGATCGAGACTGGCGTGGTCGTTCTGCCATTTTTACCAGGTGATTCTTTGTTATTCGCTGCTGGTGCTTTATCAGCCAATGCCAACAATATTTTAGATGCCTGGATCTTATGGATTGGTTTTTTTATTGTTTCCCTAATTGGCGATTCTTTGAATTATTTTATCGGTCGCACGATCGGGCAAAAATTATTAAACACGAAAATCGGCCATTTTATCAAGCCTGAGCAGATTAAAGAGACTGAGAAGTTCTATGAGAAGCATGGTGCAATAGCGATCATACTAGCCCGATATATGCCGATTATTCGCACATTAGCGCCTTTCGTCGCTGCAACATCGAATTTCCCCTATTTACGTTTTTTTAAATACTCATTGATCGGTACATTTTCTTGGGCATCAATTGCCGTCTGGGCTGGTTACTTTTTTGGCAACATCCCCTTTGTCCGTAAACACTTCACGATGATTATTTTGGCTATCATCATTGTGACAATTCTACCGGCCGTAATTGGTTTCATCAAAACACGCACAAAAAAAACGAAGAATTAG
- the rpoZ gene encoding DNA-directed RNA polymerase subunit omega: protein MSLMYPSVDELLNKVDSRYKLISLASKRATELEELPRLKEELLKLKRQEKPTDRDKKSMQEIAARLETLVGPTLDSYKSVKPIGRALEEINAGNVRIDPVNKDESGD, encoded by the coding sequence ATGAGCCTAATGTATCCGTCAGTCGACGAACTGTTAAACAAAGTCGATTCTCGTTATAAACTAATTTCTTTGGCATCTAAGCGTGCTACAGAATTAGAAGAGTTGCCTCGTTTAAAAGAGGAATTATTAAAATTAAAGCGTCAAGAAAAACCAACTGATCGTGATAAGAAGAGTATGCAGGAAATCGCTGCCAGATTAGAGACTTTGGTTGGACCAACCTTGGATTCTTACAAGTCCGTTAAACCGATTGGACGTGCGCTAGAAGAGATCAATGCCGGCAACGTTCGGATCGATCCAGTGAATAAAGATGAAAGCGGAGACTAA
- the gmk gene encoding guanylate kinase has translation MNERGMLFLLSGPSGVGKGTVRKALFRKNPHELLYSISATTRSPRRNEVNGRDYFFVSKAEFEKMINDGKMLEYAQYVDQYYGTPNTWIEQQRQQGNDVFMEIEVNGAMQVRSKVPDAILIFLLPPDLMQLRNRLELRGTESDEVINQRLKTARQEILMMTNYDYAVVNDKVDKAVKKVQTIIEAERLKAKRLANSYIRILEG, from the coding sequence ATGAATGAACGAGGAATGTTATTTTTGCTTTCCGGCCCATCCGGTGTTGGAAAAGGGACGGTTAGAAAAGCGTTATTTAGAAAGAATCCGCATGAACTGCTATATTCAATCTCGGCCACGACTCGCAGCCCGCGCCGCAATGAAGTCAACGGCAGGGATTATTTTTTTGTGAGCAAAGCTGAATTTGAGAAAATGATTAACGATGGCAAAATGTTGGAATACGCACAATATGTTGACCAGTATTATGGCACGCCGAATACTTGGATCGAACAGCAGCGTCAACAGGGCAATGATGTCTTTATGGAAATCGAAGTTAATGGTGCTATGCAGGTCCGTTCGAAAGTACCTGATGCGATCTTAATCTTTTTGCTGCCGCCGGATCTGATGCAGCTTCGTAATCGTTTGGAACTGCGTGGGACCGAGTCTGATGAAGTGATCAATCAGCGCCTAAAAACAGCCCGTCAAGAGATTTTAATGATGACTAACTATGATTATGCCGTCGTAAATGATAAAGTGGATAAGGCAGTAAAAAAGGTTCAGACCATCATTGAGGCCGAAAGATTGAAGGCTAAGCGTCTGGCTAATAGCTATATAAGAATTTTGGAGGGTTAA